The following is a genomic window from Marinococcus sp. PL1-022.
ACGAAACATATGAACTGAAAGCAAACAGCATCGTGCCGAAATACAACTCCAAATCCATTAAAATCAACACGAAAATCGCCAATATTTCGATCAGCCCGCAGGATCTCGAATACGTGAGACAGGTCAACTACCAGGGAAAACGCTGCATTATGATTGAAATTGAAGAGGACGCAGAGATCGAGGGCTTCAAAATGCTGCCCGAGGCCTTTGGCGAAGATACTCAGTAATAAAACAAGGAAGGTCCCGCGCCCGGGGCCTTCCTTGTTTTTTAATATACAGTTGTGCTCCTGTCATTCCTTTTGCAGGTGCCCTCTTATTTCCGCACCAACTTTGTGGCTACTTCCACATGCGTTGTCTGCGGGAACATGTCCACCGGCTGGGCTTCTACAACCTCGTATCCGCCCTCCACGAGGTGCTTTAAATCCCGGGCGAGTGTCGCCGGGTTACAGGAGACGTATACGATACGTTCGGGTGCTACCTCGAGCATTGTATCAAGCAGCTGTTCGTCGCAGCCCTTCCGCGGCGGATCCACGACCACGACATCCGGACGCAGCCCGTTTGCCTTCACCCACCACGGCATCACTTCCTCTGCTTTTCCTGTCGCAAAGGTTACATTATCAAAATGATTCAGCTGCGCGTTTCGCTTTGCATCACTCACGGCCTGTGGCACTACCTCCACGCCGTAGACTTCCCGGGCTTTTTCTGCGAGAAACAGCGAGATGGTACCGATGCCGCAGTAAGCATCAATAACCGTTTCATGACCGCGCAGGTCCGCGTACTCCAGCGCTTTATCGTACAGCGTTTTTGTCTGGACCGGGTTCACCTGGTAAAAGGACCGCGCAGAGATCGCAAACTTCACGTCACCAATGTGGTCGTAAATGTAGTCTTCGCCCCACAGCGTCTTCGTGCGTTCACCAAAGATGACATTCGTTCGTTTCGTATTCACGTTTTGAACGATGCTTGCGGTATCCTTTACTTCATCTCGAACAGCTTCGATAAACCTTTGCTCATCCGGGATTTTTTTGCCGTTTGTAATAAGAACAATCATCAGCTGGCCGGTGGTCGGTGCGTAACGCGTTACGACGTGTCGCAGAAAGCCGCTTCCGCTTTCTTCATCATAGGCGCTCATGCCAAACCGGCCGGCAATATCCTTTACCTGCTGGACGGCAGCGTCGTTTTCCTTCTGCTGAATAATGCACTCATCCATATCAATAATGTTATGCGTACGCTTCTGGTAAAAGCCTGCCTTCAGCTGTCCGTCCTCTTTTACCCCGATCGGCACCTGGGCTTTGTTGCGGTAGCGCCACGGGGCCTCCATGCCGATCGTATCACGGACCACTGCTTCATCGAGGCCGCCGATCCGTTCGAACGCATCCTTCACCTGTTTATGCTTGTAGCGGAGCTGGGCATCGTAGGTCATATGCTGCAGCTGGCAGCCGCCGCATTTTACATAAATCGGGCACGGCGCTTCGGTTCGTTCGCTGCTTTCTTCAAGAACAGTAATAAGCTTTCCAAAGCCGTAGCCTTTTTTTGTTTTAATAACCTTGGCCTCTACACGCTCGCCGGGCAGGGCGTACGGAATAAACATCGCATATCCGTCGATTCTTCCAACTCCGTGTCCTTCATGGGTTAAATCCTCAATTGTCGTCTCTATTAATTCATTTTTTTCTACCGGGGCTTCCGGCTTATTTTGCTTACTCATTATTTCGTTCCTTCCGTTCATTCTAGTCTGTCAGCAAAATTGTAACACAGGAGCAGTTTGGCGTCCGTCTGTTCGCACGCTATAATGTAGGAACACTAGAAGCAAATGGTTAGAAATGGAGAGATTTGTATGAACATCCGTCTCATTGAGACGACCGATGCCAGCGATCACCTGGCGTTCAGCCAGCAGCTCGACAATAAAACGTCCTATATGCTTTTGGAGCCGGGAGAGCGAAGGCCAACGGCCGAACAGCATCAGCATATGGTCAACGAGTTTATTATGAAGGATCATCTTGTGCTTTTTGTTGTGGAGGATGCGGGTGCGGTCGTGGGGCACGCGATGGGGGTCGGAGGCAGTACCATTCGTAATTACCGAACCGCCTCTGTCGTTATAGGCATCCTGCCGGCCTACCACCGTCTGGGCATTGGCAGCCGGCTGCTCGGACGTATCGAAGCATGGGCGATAGAACGAAGTCTTCACCGCCTGGAGCTGACCGTAATAGAAGAAAATACGGGAGCACGTGCTCTCTACGAACGCTTCGGCTTTCGGGAGGAGGGCGTCAAAAGAAACTCGCTTTTTGCCCACGGAGCGTATGTTAACGAAATAATGATGGCTAAGCTGCTGTAGAAAGGAGCAACACTGTGCGTATTTCATTTGAAGCGATTTATGAGTTGATTCTTGCTGCTCTCTTAATATTTTCATTGACGGTAGATTTGCCGCCGGACCAGTCACGGGCACTTGATGTATTTATTTACGTGTTGTTTGTGATTGATTTTGCTGTCCGCTTTTTTGCGAGCGACAACAAGTGGCAGTACGTTAAAAGTAATCCACTCGAGCTGATCGCCATTCTGCCGCTCGGGGAAATTTTCCGGGCTGCCCGACTCGTTCGTCTCTTAAAAGTCCTGCGTTTGATTGTACTTTTCAGCCGGAAGCACTCTCCATTCGACGTATTTTTTTCTAAATACCATATAGACAGAGCTGTCATTATTGTCGGCGTGCTCCTGTTTGCGGCCAGTCTTTCCATGCGATGGATTGAACCAGATTTTCACACTTATGAGGAGGCGCTGTGGTGGGCAATCGTCACGACGACCACAGTCGGATACGGAGATTTCATTCCAGTAACAACTGCCGGCCGGATTATTGCAAGCATTCTGATGATCGTCGGCATCGGCCTGATAGGCGTGATCACCGGGACTGTAGCAGCCTTTTTCTCTCAGAACCAACGCGCGCTGCCTCCCGAAGCCCGGCACGTGCAGGAAACGCTGAACCGCTACCCGAAAATTACCACCAAAGAAATGGATGACATGATTGCTTCACTCGAAAGGTGGAAGGAGCGCTACAAGAAAGAGGAAGATCAATCATCGTAGCTGTCTTCCTCTTCCACACCGATCACCTGGCTGCGGCGTTCAAGCAGGACCACGTCCCGCCAGCGCCCCTGCATTTTGCCAATACGCTCCCGTACACCTACTTCACGGAACCCTTTGCGCCGGTGAATGCGCAGACTGTAATCATTTTCCGGAAAAATACCGGCCTGCAGCATCCAATAGCCTTCTGCTTCTGCTTTTTCAATTAATGCCTCCAGAAGCGTTCCGCCTACGCCCCGCCCGCGTTCATCCTGATGAATATAGACATTTGTTTCGCCTACACCTTCATATACTTCCCGGCCGGAAACCGGTGCGAGCGCTGCCCAGCCGATTACTTTTTCAGTTGTAGTGTCGATAGCAACGAGACGGCAGGCCAGGTCGTGCGTCGCTGACCACAGCTCCCATGACGGCGCCTCCGTTTCAAATGTCGCATGCTCGCTCATAATTCCCATTTCGTATATGTCCCGGACTTCAGGCCAATGCTCCTTTTGCATTCTAGTTATGTAGTAGTCCACGTGCATCTACCCCTTATCCTGTTTTTTTCCTAGAATAACATACCTGTTTTTCTTTTGTTTATTTCAGCATCCACCCTCAGGTTGTTTATAATTCAATAAACAAAGGAATACTTTTCACGTACCCCGTCTCTTTGCCACAGTGAATTATACTTATGAAAAGGACGTGTTTGCATGAAGTATCGTCGATTAGGGAACTCCGGCGTAAAAGTAAGTGAAATCGGCCTTGGCAGCTGGCTTACCTACGGCTCTTCTGTGGAGGACCAGACTGCAGGCAACATCATTCACCATGCATATGAAAACGGCATTAATTTCTTTGACACCGCGAACGCCTATAACCGGGGCGAAGCGGAAAAGGTCGTAGGCAAAGCGTTAAGCTCCTATAACCGGGACAGCTACGTGCTTGCTTCGAAGGTATATTTCCCAATGGGAGACGGACCGAATGACCGTGGACTTTCCCGCAAGCACATTATGGAGCAGTGCGATGCCAGCCTGCAGCGCCTCGGAACGGATTATATGGATTTGTATCAATGCCACCGCTATGATCCAGATACTCCGCTCGAAGAGACGCTGATGGCACTTGACGACCTTGTTCGCCAGGGTAAAATATTGTACTACGGCTTCAGCGAATGGTCCGGAGCCCAGATCAGTGATGCGGCGCATATTGCCGATAAACGAAACCTTCACCGGCCGGTGTCGAACCAGCCAATCTACAACATGCTCGTACGCTACATTGAGAAAGAAGTACTTCCGATCAGCGAACGCGAAGGACTCGGGCAGGTCGTCTTTTCCCCGCTTGCCCAGGGCATTTTAACCGGTAAATACCGTCCGGGCGAGCAGCCTCCAGCTGACAGCCGCGCTGCCAATTCAGATATTAATTTTGCGATGGACCGTTTCATGGACGACCGCATTCTCGAAAATGTTGTCAAGCTGGAGAATTTAGCCCGTAACGAGCTCGGTGTTAAGCTTTCCCAGCTTGCCCTTGCCTGGATTCTCCGAAAGCCTGGCGTAAGCTCTACTATCGTCGGAGCGAGCCGTCCCGAACAGCTTGAAGAAAATTTAAAAGCTGCCGAGCTGGAGCTCCCGCACAATCTGCTCGATGAAATCGACAGTACCCTCCAGGAAATCGAAGGTGTTACCTCCAGGCTTCATTAAATACTTTCCCTCCGACCACGGCGGGATTATTTTTATATACAGAACTTCTATATTTTCATTATTTTTAAATGGTGCTATAATGAACTTGTGTAAGCGTTTCCAATTTTTCTCTAATACGAAGGAGGATTTTGCATGAGATACGATGCACCAAACACCCCTGAAAGCCTGGTACATTTTAAAAACAAATACGACAACTTTATTGGAGGCGAATACAGGCCGCCGGCCCAGGGCGAATATTTCGATAACGTCAGCCCGGTTACCGGTACCGTTTTCTGCCAGATTGCCCGTTCAACGAAAGAGGACGTTGATGCGGCAGTAGCAGCAGCAAATAAAGCGAAGGAAGCCTGGGGCAAAACATCCACCACCGAACGATCCAATATTTTAAATAAAATGGCGAACCGGATGGAAGAAAACCTTGAAATGCTGGCCGTTGCCGAAACATGGGAAAACGGCAAAGCTGTCCGGGAAACGCTGAACGCTGATATACCGCTTGCTATCGATCACCTGCGCTACTTTGCAGGCGTTATCCGTGCCCAGGAAGGAACAATTGGCCAAATTGACGATGATACTGTAGCTTATCATTTCCACGAGCCGCTCGGCGTTGTCGGCCAGATTATTCCGTGGAACTTCCCGATCCTTATGGGCATCTGGAAGATCGCTCCTGCGCTTGCTGCCGGCAATTGCATCGTGCTCAAACCGGCCGAACAGACCCCGGCGTCGATTTACAAGGTGCTTGAGCTTGTCGAAGACCTTCTTCCGCCAGGCGTTCTGAACGTAGTGAGCGGATTTGGTGTCGAAGCCGGCAAGCCGCTGGCCCAGCACGAAGGCATTGATAAAGTGGCGTTCACCGGGGAAACCACGACTGGCCGCCTGATTATGCAGTACGCTTCGGAAAACATTATTCCGGTAACGCTCGAGCTTGGCGGCAAATCACCGAATATTTTCTTTGAGGACGTGATGGCCGAGGATGATTCGTATCTCGATAAAGCGATCGAGGGCTTCGTTATGTTTGCCTTGAACCAGGGGGAAGTGTGCACGTGTCCATCCCGTGCTCTTATTCAGGAATCCATTTATGACAAATTTATCGAACGGGCCATTGAACGCGTCAAAGCCATCAACATCGGCCATCCGCTCGACACCGACACTATGATGGGCGCCCAGGCCTCCAAGGAACAGCTCGATAAAATTCTTTCGTATCTCGATATTGGAAAACAGGAGGGCGCAGAGGTTCTAGTCGGTGGTGAAGCAGCCCAGGTCGACGATGAAGACCGTTCGCAGGGGTATTATGTACAGCCGACCGTATTTAAAGGCCACAACAAAATGCGTGTGTTCCAGGAAGAAATCTTCGGGCCAGTGCTGAGTGTGACTACCTTTAAAACGAAAGAAGAAGCGATGGAAATCGCCAACGATACGCTGTACGGCCTCGGCGCCGGTGTATGGTCCCGTGATATGAACACCGCCTACCGATTCGGGCGCGCGATCCAGGCCGGCCGTGTATGGACCAACTGCTTCCATGACTACCCGGCGCATGCAGCATTCGGCGGGTATAAAAAATCGGGTATTGGCCGGGAGAACCACAAAATGATGCTTGATCATTACCAGCAGACGAAAAACCTTCTGGTCAGCTACAGCGAACAGCCGAAGGGATTCTTTTAAGAATCTGCCGGCCGGAAGCATATAAAAAGGAGGATTATCATGGCAGTAGAGCGTGTAACCGCTACTGACGCTGCCCTTGAACTGATTAACCGACTGACAAAGCGACATGGCCCGTTAATGTTTCACCAGTCCGGCGGCTGCTGCGACGGCAGCGCCCCGATGTGTTATCCGGAGGGCGACTTTAAAACCGGCAACAGTGACATGTATATGGGTGACATCGGCGGAGCCCCGTTTTATATGTCCAAGGATCAATTTGAATACTGGAAGCATACGCAGCTGATTATTGATGTTGTCGATGGCCGGGGCGGAATGTTTTCTCTCGAAGGGCCAGAGGGTAAACGGTTTTTAACCCGCTCACGGGTGTTTTCCGAAGAAGAACGCACCGAGCTCGAACAAAATTCTGCTGTTTAAACGTCCAGGCATTCTGCATTTACGCAGAATGCCTTTTTTTCTGCCTGGTGTGCCTATTGTCATTTCGGGTATTTCTTATTATTCTATAATTAACAAAGAAATAAGCACCGTTTGAGGGCGCGCTACAGTAAAGGATGAAGGCCTATGCATCATTCATCAGCATCACCATTCAGACCCTTCCCCACCCTGGAGACGTCAAGGCTCCGGCTCCGGGCTCTGCGGTATTCAGATCTTGAAGATATTTACGAATACGCCTCCAACCCGCTTGTCTCCCGCAACGTTTTGTGGGACACTCACAGAAGCCGCGGAGAAACAAAAGATTTTCTGGATATCACGATGAACTCCTATAAATACGGCGACCGGGCACCGTTTGGCATCGAACGCAAGGATTCCGGCAAAGTAATCGGCACTATCGATTTTGTGCATTGGGACCGTGGCCACGCCAATGGGGAAATTGGATACACGCTCGCCCCGGATCATTGGAACCAGGGGTTCGGCTCGGAAGCAGCGTGGGAAATCATCCGCTTCGGCTTTGAAGATATGGGCCTGCACCGGATTGAAGCCCGGTGTTTTATCGAAAATACAGCCTCAGCCAAGGTGATGGAAAAGGTCGGCATGGTGCATGAAGGCACACTGCGCCGTTCCCTGTTGATCCAGGGGGCGCGGCGGGATGTAATGATTTACGCAATTTTAAAAACAGAATGGAAAAATAATTAAAACAGCCGGCGATGCGGCTGTTTTTTTACGGACAGAACAATTCAATATGCTGGTATAAATTTTCAAACGTCGTCGGCAGATGACCTCCGTATTCCCCGTCGAGATTCAGCTGCATGTCTTCTTCTGCTTCTATACGAAGCTGTTTCGCTTTAAAATACTTTATTTTAGGATTCTCCAGATGCCTGCCGCGTAAGGCCTGGCGCAGCAGCTGGCTGAATTCAAACATTGTCATCTTCTGTACGATCATCACATCAAAATAGCCGTCATTATACTCTGCCTGCGGAAGAAGCTTTTCAAAACCGCCGACAGAATTGGTGTTGGATACGAGAAACATTGTAATTTCTTCCTCGAGAAACTTTCCATCATATTCAACAGTCGTCATCTGCGGCTGCAGGGACCAGAATTTCTCAAACCCCTTAATGAAATAGGCAGCCTGTCCCAGGGCCGTTTTCAGTCCCTTTGGGGTGTCATAGGTGAGTTCTGTCAGCTTCCCGCCCGCGGCAATATTAATAAAGTATGAGCCATTCGCCTTTCCTATATCAATCTTCTGGGTGCGCCCGCGTACAAATACGTCACAGACTTCTCCAATTTCTTTTCCCTGCAGGCCAAGAGCACGCGCAAAATCATTCGTCGTTCCAGCAGGAATAAGCCCTACTTTGGGACGCCACTCCTGTTCAGCAATTCCGTTGATAACCTCAAAAATAGTTCCGTCCCCGCCTACGGCAATCACGGCTTCGAACCTGTCCTCTGAGGCGCGGCGTGCCTCGTCCCGGGCATCCCCTTCCCCGCGGGTCATAAATGCCGATGTTTCGTACCCCGCCTGCTCCATCCGGTCCAATATATAGGGCACCTGCCGCTCCATCTGTTCTCTTCCAGACGTTGGATTGTAAATTATTCTTGCTCGTTTTCGCATATTTTAACCCCTATTACATCGAAGATTTCAATTCGTTTGAACAATGTTTGAACAATATATAAAAGAACTATCTTTTTCCACCATTGTTACATGCGTTACTAATTAATTGTATACTATTGTTAATTCATTAAACAGTAGCAGCTGTAGGGTCGATACTATTTGGCTTAAACTTGGAATATTGTGCAAAAGTAGCCCTTTGAAATCTTAGATAATTTTCTTCTATAAAATCATAAAACATTTTTTGCCCTTTATCCTTTAGGATAAACATGGACTTCTCCATACAACGCAAAGCATTTTTATATTCACCTATATAAAATAAAGCTACGCCCTTTTGGTAATATAGTTCACCCAATAGGTATACTGATTCTATGTCATATATATAAGTTAATCCTTCATTTGCGATTTCAAGGCTTTTTTCAAACTGCATGGCTTTAGAATATACAATACACAAATTCATATAAATTTTTGTTTTGGAAGTATCCCATTGCGCTACAGGAAGTTTTGTATAAAGAATAAGGGCCTTATTAAAATAATAAATGGCGTCTTCGTATTCGTTCATATCCATATACACTGTGCCAATATTTATATAAATACCAATGTCTTCTTCTGTGATGCTTAAAGAACCAGTATCTACATCCAAGGCTAATTGTAATAATTCCAGAGATTCTTCTTTTTCAAACGTTAATTTAGAATGACAGGCTGCTCTTTTCCATAACAAATATTTAAGGTGCACTGGCTTTCGAAACAGCGGGTTTTTTAATTCCTGTCTAATGATTTTCATTGCTTCTTCTAATTCATAAATACGCACTAATTTATCAATTTTATCCTTAGTTTCCTGTATATAGTTAAACCGGGGAGCTTCATGGTCTTCAAAAAAATAGCTGATTTTCACGCCTAGTTTTATTGCCATTTGATGGAGAATTTCTGCGGTCGGCTGCATTTCTCCTCGTTCAATTTTGGACACGGCTCTTTGAGAACAAATATTTTCAGCCAGTTCTCTTTGGCTCACCTCGTAGTACTGTCTTAAGTCCTTTAATTTTTTTCCTATATTGGCTTCTTCCATATAACCACCTCTTAAGAACTATAGTTCTCATCACTCTAGATTTTACCATAATTTCAGAGCTTTCTCCTAATTATTGCGCAATGATCGCTTTAGAAGCCCAAAGATATTTATATTTATATGTGTCATAATGCATATAGAAAATAATTACAAAGTTTCTTGTAGGAGGGTTGTTTTCAGTGAAAGCTAATTTGATTAAATTGACTGTAGCGGTAGGATTATTAACGACGGCTGGCGCTGCTGGCGATTTCCAGTTACTAGTTAACTTACCAGGAATAATGTAATTATTTTTAAATAAGCGTAAACCGTCACTCTCGACACTTTTCACACCATTAACCAAGCTTACCCCTGTTATATTTTGTATCCCTTGCAGTTTAGCTGGCAGGGGATTCTTTTTTATTACTTATTGCCTGACCATTTATTGGCATTGGAGGAGCGGCCATGCATCCGGACCAACATATTGCTTATTTTGTAGATCAATTTTTGTACCAGCTGGATCGTGCGGATGACCCGGCGGAGCTCTGCCAGCTCCGCGACCGCGTATTTGAACAGGGTGCCCTGATTGATACACGCATCCCTTATATTGAAATGATGGGAACGATCTGGCATAAACACCCCGCCACTATTCAGAAGGCACTTGAGGAAGAGCCTGTCTGCTACGGGCTTTTGGTTGACATGTTTGAGCATATTTCTTCGAACCAGTTTGTCTATATGCGCTGGCGCCTCCAGGAATGGGCCAGGCTTTCTGCGTGATTCGAAAAAGGGTTATATTCGGCAAAATATCGGGAAAATACTCTCCACCTATAGTTTTCGGAGGGGATAAAAAATGGCTGAGTTTACCGTGGATTCCCAAATATACCTTCGCCCGTTTAAGGAACACGATGCTCCCGACTACCTGCAGCTCGTCGAAGCCAACCGTTCTTATTTACGGCACTGGCTTCCCTGGGTCGATAAGACACGCGAACTGCGTGACGTACTCCGCTTTTTTGAATACCGGTCCAGGCTCGCCCGCCGCGGCACCTCCTATACATTTGGTATCTGGTATGAAGGCAGGCTCGCCGGGGCGATCAGCTTCAACCACGTGTACCGGCTGACCCGGCGCACCGTCATTGGCTACTGGCTCGCCGCCCCCTTTCAGGGTAGAGGCATTATGACCCGGGCGGTACAGGCATTGACTGATTATGCCTTTCAGGATATTCATCTCCGGCGTGTGGATATTTGTGTCGCTCCAAATAACCGTCCCAGCCGTTCGATTCCGGAGCGGCTCGGCTTTGAAAAATATAAATACGTGCGTAACGCTGAATGGCTGTATGATCATTACGTCGATCACGTTGTCTATACCATGCGTTCACGCTTTTGGTTTCCGGCCATTCTAGGTACCGGAATGGAGCATACAAAAACCCCGCAGTTTTAAATCTGCGGGGTTTTCGTATTAGCGCTGTTCCATACCTTCAAGAATTAAAGAGTTCACCATTTGCGGGTTGGCTTTCCCCTTCGTTTCCTTCATCACCTGGCCGACTAAGAAGCCGAGCGCTTTGTCTTTTCCGTTTTTGTAGTCTTCGATCGACTGCGGATTGTTATCCAATATACCATCGACGACCTGCTTAAGCTCTCCTTCATCAGAGATCTGCATAAGTCCTTTGTCTTTTACGATCTGTTCCGGATCGCCGCCCTGCTCCATTACATCTGCAAAAACCTGCTTAGCGATTTTACTAGAAATGGTGCCCTTTTCAATGAGTTCAATCAGCTTAGCGAGCGACTGCGGCGTAAGC
Proteins encoded in this region:
- the rlmD gene encoding 23S rRNA (uracil(1939)-C(5))-methyltransferase RlmD, encoding MSKQNKPEAPVEKNELIETTIEDLTHEGHGVGRIDGYAMFIPYALPGERVEAKVIKTKKGYGFGKLITVLEESSERTEAPCPIYVKCGGCQLQHMTYDAQLRYKHKQVKDAFERIGGLDEAVVRDTIGMEAPWRYRNKAQVPIGVKEDGQLKAGFYQKRTHNIIDMDECIIQQKENDAAVQQVKDIAGRFGMSAYDEESGSGFLRHVVTRYAPTTGQLMIVLITNGKKIPDEQRFIEAVRDEVKDTASIVQNVNTKRTNVIFGERTKTLWGEDYIYDHIGDVKFAISARSFYQVNPVQTKTLYDKALEYADLRGHETVIDAYCGIGTISLFLAEKAREVYGVEVVPQAVSDAKRNAQLNHFDNVTFATGKAEEVMPWWVKANGLRPDVVVVDPPRKGCDEQLLDTMLEVAPERIVYVSCNPATLARDLKHLVEGGYEVVEAQPVDMFPQTTHVEVATKLVRK
- a CDS encoding GNAT family N-acetyltransferase produces the protein MNIRLIETTDASDHLAFSQQLDNKTSYMLLEPGERRPTAEQHQHMVNEFIMKDHLVLFVVEDAGAVVGHAMGVGGSTIRNYRTASVVIGILPAYHRLGIGSRLLGRIEAWAIERSLHRLELTVIEENTGARALYERFGFREEGVKRNSLFAHGAYVNEIMMAKLL
- a CDS encoding potassium channel family protein encodes the protein MRISFEAIYELILAALLIFSLTVDLPPDQSRALDVFIYVLFVIDFAVRFFASDNKWQYVKSNPLELIAILPLGEIFRAARLVRLLKVLRLIVLFSRKHSPFDVFFSKYHIDRAVIIVGVLLFAASLSMRWIEPDFHTYEEALWWAIVTTTTVGYGDFIPVTTAGRIIASILMIVGIGLIGVITGTVAAFFSQNQRALPPEARHVQETLNRYPKITTKEMDDMIASLERWKERYKKEEDQSS
- a CDS encoding GNAT family N-acetyltransferase, whose translation is MDYYITRMQKEHWPEVRDIYEMGIMSEHATFETEAPSWELWSATHDLACRLVAIDTTTEKVIGWAALAPVSGREVYEGVGETNVYIHQDERGRGVGGTLLEALIEKAEAEGYWMLQAGIFPENDYSLRIHRRKGFREVGVRERIGKMQGRWRDVVLLERRSQVIGVEEEDSYDD
- a CDS encoding aldo/keto reductase family protein, which encodes MKYRRLGNSGVKVSEIGLGSWLTYGSSVEDQTAGNIIHHAYENGINFFDTANAYNRGEAEKVVGKALSSYNRDSYVLASKVYFPMGDGPNDRGLSRKHIMEQCDASLQRLGTDYMDLYQCHRYDPDTPLEETLMALDDLVRQGKILYYGFSEWSGAQISDAAHIADKRNLHRPVSNQPIYNMLVRYIEKEVLPISEREGLGQVVFSPLAQGILTGKYRPGEQPPADSRAANSDINFAMDRFMDDRILENVVKLENLARNELGVKLSQLALAWILRKPGVSSTIVGASRPEQLEENLKAAELELPHNLLDEIDSTLQEIEGVTSRLH
- a CDS encoding aldehyde dehydrogenase family protein, which encodes MRYDAPNTPESLVHFKNKYDNFIGGEYRPPAQGEYFDNVSPVTGTVFCQIARSTKEDVDAAVAAANKAKEAWGKTSTTERSNILNKMANRMEENLEMLAVAETWENGKAVRETLNADIPLAIDHLRYFAGVIRAQEGTIGQIDDDTVAYHFHEPLGVVGQIIPWNFPILMGIWKIAPALAAGNCIVLKPAEQTPASIYKVLELVEDLLPPGVLNVVSGFGVEAGKPLAQHEGIDKVAFTGETTTGRLIMQYASENIIPVTLELGGKSPNIFFEDVMAEDDSYLDKAIEGFVMFALNQGEVCTCPSRALIQESIYDKFIERAIERVKAINIGHPLDTDTMMGAQASKEQLDKILSYLDIGKQEGAEVLVGGEAAQVDDEDRSQGYYVQPTVFKGHNKMRVFQEEIFGPVLSVTTFKTKEEAMEIANDTLYGLGAGVWSRDMNTAYRFGRAIQAGRVWTNCFHDYPAHAAFGGYKKSGIGRENHKMMLDHYQQTKNLLVSYSEQPKGFF
- a CDS encoding DUF779 domain-containing protein — its product is MAVERVTATDAALELINRLTKRHGPLMFHQSGGCCDGSAPMCYPEGDFKTGNSDMYMGDIGGAPFYMSKDQFEYWKHTQLIIDVVDGRGGMFSLEGPEGKRFLTRSRVFSEEERTELEQNSAV
- a CDS encoding GNAT family protein, with the protein product MHHSSASPFRPFPTLETSRLRLRALRYSDLEDIYEYASNPLVSRNVLWDTHRSRGETKDFLDITMNSYKYGDRAPFGIERKDSGKVIGTIDFVHWDRGHANGEIGYTLAPDHWNQGFGSEAAWEIIRFGFEDMGLHRIEARCFIENTASAKVMEKVGMVHEGTLRRSLLIQGARRDVMIYAILKTEWKNN
- a CDS encoding diacylglycerol kinase, with protein sequence MRKRARIIYNPTSGREQMERQVPYILDRMEQAGYETSAFMTRGEGDARDEARRASEDRFEAVIAVGGDGTIFEVINGIAEQEWRPKVGLIPAGTTNDFARALGLQGKEIGEVCDVFVRGRTQKIDIGKANGSYFINIAAGGKLTELTYDTPKGLKTALGQAAYFIKGFEKFWSLQPQMTTVEYDGKFLEEEITMFLVSNTNSVGGFEKLLPQAEYNDGYFDVMIVQKMTMFEFSQLLRQALRGRHLENPKIKYFKAKQLRIEAEEDMQLNLDGEYGGHLPTTFENLYQHIELFCP
- a CDS encoding helix-turn-helix transcriptional regulator, yielding MEEANIGKKLKDLRQYYEVSQRELAENICSQRAVSKIERGEMQPTAEILHQMAIKLGVKISYFFEDHEAPRFNYIQETKDKIDKLVRIYELEEAMKIIRQELKNPLFRKPVHLKYLLWKRAACHSKLTFEKEESLELLQLALDVDTGSLSITEEDIGIYINIGTVYMDMNEYEDAIYYFNKALILYTKLPVAQWDTSKTKIYMNLCIVYSKAMQFEKSLEIANEGLTYIYDIESVYLLGELYYQKGVALFYIGEYKNALRCMEKSMFILKDKGQKMFYDFIEENYLRFQRATFAQYSKFKPNSIDPTAATV
- a CDS encoding GNAT family protein, producing MAEFTVDSQIYLRPFKEHDAPDYLQLVEANRSYLRHWLPWVDKTRELRDVLRFFEYRSRLARRGTSYTFGIWYEGRLAGAISFNHVYRLTRRTVIGYWLAAPFQGRGIMTRAVQALTDYAFQDIHLRRVDICVAPNNRPSRSIPERLGFEKYKYVRNAEWLYDHYVDHVVYTMRSRFWFPAILGTGMEHTKTPQF